The Fortiea contorta PCC 7126 genome has a segment encoding these proteins:
- a CDS encoding transposase has product QGCNSKKSTKRHLSLRRFQKALGIAPSLESSGDKHKSKIIGGSDLCRKALWQWVFTRIEPKRSRLANHIGVTLGGLLDTEKAAGRPVKLVRMKVASYAARLLFRELVRCQK; this is encoded by the coding sequence CAGGGGTGTAACTCCAAAAAATCCACCAAGCGTCACCTTTCGTTGAGGAGATTTCAAAAAGCTTTGGGCATAGCTCCCAGCTTGGAGTCATCTGGTGATAAACATAAAAGTAAGATAATTGGAGGTAGTGACCTTTGCCGCAAGGCTTTGTGGCAGTGGGTGTTTACCAGGATTGAACCTAAGCGATCGCGCTTGGCTAATCACATAGGCGTCACCTTGGGTGGATTGCTGGATACTGAAAAAGCCGCCGGACGCCCGGTCAAGCTGGTGCGAATGAAGGTTGCATCCTATGCTGCACGTTTATTGTTCCGGGAGTTGGTGAGATGTCAAAAATAG
- a CDS encoding DUF2281 domain-containing protein, whose product MSIEELIIDKVRILPPDKQQEALDFVEFLLAKIQKQELSIQEKKSGISALTLAQEYIVCVEAAGDLSTNKDYMDGYGS is encoded by the coding sequence GTGAGTATTGAAGAACTCATCATAGACAAAGTTAGGATATTACCTCCTGACAAGCAACAAGAAGCATTAGATTTTGTAGAATTTTTGCTAGCAAAAATACAAAAACAAGAGTTATCTATTCAAGAAAAAAAGTCAGGAATTTCAGCTTTGACTCTAGCTCAAGAATACATTGTTTGTGTCGAAGCAGCAGGTGACTTGTCTACTAATAAAGATTATATGGATGGCTACGGTTCGTGA
- a CDS encoding NACHT domain-containing protein has product MSSSLIALKQKQQSDLRVKIINWIGKGWLIQIGFWVVLIFIYPKSSQVQAIFFWNPKVRKILGLWYVDLALTWIPFLRYKLFIPFKDSLLSDAHLDTFDVHTYFANSDVKLQGSTDIKSIREAIPEIKEQVILEGESGLGKSMFLRHLVKSSQRIVVYLPAQKCAQGVIEAIKDKLHGHVKEDPNFLEILIYSGAIDICIDGLNEVTPDTRANITGFVERYFKGNIILATQPLEWTPPSNAQTYIIQPLNQEQIEQFLVSRQEILPSNASVKGSDYEQACKNYLATILSQPQSEEEQKAIRRMLSNPMELTVVALMIAQREKPNLLNLQQQQYEMMAEDYNRLYFAKIFPLEAFSETVYQMRLNDESAIPPEEWLEELQCMERHKMVISRQLVDFEEKPTKKWNFRHDKIQEFFIVQTFLGEQKDNRVTEHISDPRFRGVYFLLATTIPIDDAKNLREMLIQYAAETKDHTVSDTFIQLVRSRQT; this is encoded by the coding sequence TTGAGTAGCTCTCTTATTGCTCTTAAACAAAAACAACAATCTGATTTGCGGGTAAAAATCATCAACTGGATAGGAAAGGGCTGGTTGATACAAATAGGCTTTTGGGTTGTTTTAATCTTTATTTATCCCAAATCTTCCCAAGTTCAAGCAATCTTTTTTTGGAATCCAAAAGTACGGAAGATTTTGGGGTTGTGGTATGTTGATTTGGCTCTAACTTGGATTCCCTTTCTCCGTTATAAATTATTTATTCCCTTCAAAGATTCCTTACTTTCTGATGCACATTTAGACACCTTTGATGTTCATACTTATTTCGCCAATTCAGATGTAAAACTTCAAGGTTCGACAGATATTAAATCAATTCGAGAAGCAATTCCTGAGATTAAAGAGCAAGTTATTCTCGAAGGCGAATCTGGATTAGGTAAATCGATGTTTCTGCGACATCTAGTCAAATCTTCCCAGCGAATTGTTGTTTACTTACCTGCTCAAAAATGCGCCCAAGGCGTGATAGAAGCTATTAAAGATAAACTGCATGGCCATGTAAAAGAAGACCCTAATTTTCTGGAAATCCTGATATACAGTGGTGCAATAGATATTTGTATTGATGGGTTAAATGAAGTTACTCCAGATACTCGCGCCAATATCACTGGTTTTGTCGAGCGTTACTTTAAAGGGAATATTATCTTGGCGACTCAGCCCTTAGAATGGACTCCTCCCTCTAACGCTCAGACTTATATTATACAACCCCTGAATCAAGAGCAAATTGAACAGTTTCTCGTATCCCGCCAAGAGATTTTACCCTCGAATGCTTCGGTCAAAGGGTCAGATTACGAGCAAGCTTGTAAAAACTATCTCGCTACTATTCTTTCTCAGCCGCAGTCAGAAGAAGAACAAAAAGCTATCCGACGGATGCTGTCAAACCCGATGGAATTGACCGTTGTCGCCCTGATGATAGCGCAGAGAGAAAAACCGAATCTATTGAATTTGCAACAGCAACAATATGAGATGATGGCAGAGGATTACAATCGCCTTTATTTTGCCAAAATCTTTCCCCTCGAAGCTTTTTCAGAAACTGTCTACCAAATGCGCCTCAACGACGAGTCAGCTATCCCTCCTGAAGAGTGGCTAGAAGAATTACAGTGCATGGAACGTCACAAAATGGTCATTAGTCGTCAGTTGGTCGATTTTGAGGAGAAACCAACTAAAAAATGGAATTTTCGTCACGACAAAATCCAAGAATTTTTTATCGTGCAGACATTTTTAGGCGAACAAAAAGATAATAGAGTAACTGAGCATATTAGTGATCCAAGATTTCGCGGTGTTTATTTTCTCTTGGCTACCACAATACCAATAGATGATGCTAAAAATTTGCGGGAAATGTTAATTCAATACGCCGCCGAAACTAAAGATCATACCGTCAGTGACACTTTCATTCAACTAGTGCGATCGCGTCAAACCTGA
- a CDS encoding type II toxin-antitoxin system ParD family antitoxin gives MKSINISLPDIMRAYVEEQVAQGGYSSVSEYFRELVRQDQKQRAKERLETMLLDGLNSGDTTEMTATDWEDIRQAVLQRMSKRQDTI, from the coding sequence GTGAAAAGTATCAATATTTCCTTACCTGACATTATGCGAGCTTATGTAGAAGAACAGGTAGCTCAAGGTGGTTACAGCAGTGTCAGCGAATATTTTCGTGAATTAGTGCGACAAGACCAAAAACAGAGAGCTAAAGAACGTTTAGAAACAATGCTTTTGGATGGATTAAATTCTGGAGATACAACAGAAATGACGGCTACAGATTGGGAAGATATTCGTCAAGCAGTACTTCAAAGAATGAGTAAACGTCAAGATACAATTTAG
- a CDS encoding type II toxin-antitoxin system RelE/ParE family toxin — protein MLEIKKRPQVIRDLIDLATYIAQDNLDASDHFLTAAEVTFKQLAKTPAMGKLCQFVHPQLENIRQIAITGFRKYLIFYCVTDSTIEILRVIHDARDIESIFDED, from the coding sequence ATGCTTGAAATCAAAAAAAGACCTCAAGTTATCCGGGACTTAATAGACTTAGCAACGTACATAGCACAAGATAACTTAGATGCTTCAGACCACTTTTTAACAGCAGCAGAAGTAACATTTAAACAATTAGCGAAAACCCCAGCTATGGGAAAATTATGTCAATTTGTTCATCCTCAACTAGAAAACATTCGACAAATAGCTATTACAGGATTTAGAAAATATCTCATATTCTACTGCGTTACCGATTCCACAATTGAGATTCTCCGAGTCATTCATGATGCAAGGGATATTGAATCCATATTTGACGAAGATTGA
- a CDS encoding Uma2 family endonuclease, whose protein sequence is MTPQTLEKITTLSEQRFLLPGNYTWEEFEKILALTADAPGLRLTYLDTFIEFMTLGEQHEMLKTIIGFLIELYLCEKGINFIPVGSATRRAKDQGASFEPDESYYIGEKKDNPDLAIEINITSGSINKLEKYRRFNISEVWFWENNQLFLYHLNNDSYEQITQSKLLPELDIKLFTRCVLMPSIIEARTEFLKEIRQ, encoded by the coding sequence ATGACTCCACAAACTTTAGAGAAAATTACCACCCTCTCAGAACAGCGATTTCTTCTACCAGGAAATTATACCTGGGAAGAGTTTGAGAAAATTTTAGCACTCACAGCAGACGCCCCCGGTTTACGGTTAACTTATCTGGATACGTTTATAGAATTTATGACTCTTGGCGAACAACACGAAATGCTGAAAACTATTATTGGTTTTCTAATAGAATTATATCTGTGTGAAAAAGGTATAAACTTTATCCCTGTGGGTAGTGCCACTCGTCGAGCTAAAGATCAAGGTGCATCTTTTGAACCTGACGAATCTTATTATATAGGAGAAAAAAAAGATAATCCTGACTTAGCAATTGAAATTAATATTACTAGTGGCAGTATCAATAAATTGGAAAAATATCGGCGATTTAATATTAGTGAAGTCTGGTTTTGGGAAAATAATCAATTATTTTTATATCATCTAAACAATGATAGTTATGAGCAAATTACTCAAAGTAAATTACTGCCAGAATTAGATATAAAATTATTCACCAGATGTGTTTTAATGCCTTCAATAATTGAAGCGCGGACAGAGTTTCTCAAAGAAATTCGCCAATAG
- a CDS encoding cysteine synthase A, giving the protein MSITNGFVGTVGNTPLIRLNSFSAETGCEILAKAEFLNPGGSVKDRAALYIIEDAERKGLLKPGGTVVEGTAGNTGIGLAHICNAKGYKCLIIIPNTQSQEKIDALTTLGAEVRPVPAVPYKDPNNYVKLSGRIAAELDNAIWANQFDNLANRLAHYETTGPEIWAQTDGKIDAWTASTGTGGTFAGVSLYLKEKNPAVKCVVADPFGSGIYSYFKTGEIKIEGNSITEGIGNSRITANMEGVPVDDAIQIDDPEALRVVYQLLRKDGLLMGGSTGINVAAAVAIAKQLGPGHTIVTILCDSGSRYQSRIFNRDWLASKGLAVEA; this is encoded by the coding sequence ATGAGCATTACAAACGGTTTCGTGGGTACTGTTGGTAACACACCGCTGATTCGCTTAAACAGCTTCAGTGCAGAAACAGGGTGCGAAATCCTCGCCAAAGCTGAATTCCTCAATCCTGGCGGTTCCGTTAAAGACCGCGCCGCACTATACATTATCGAAGATGCGGAAAGAAAAGGCTTACTCAAACCCGGTGGTACAGTAGTTGAGGGTACTGCTGGTAATACTGGCATTGGGTTAGCCCATATCTGCAATGCTAAAGGCTACAAATGCTTAATTATTATTCCTAATACCCAGTCGCAAGAAAAAATCGACGCGCTGACGACATTGGGTGCAGAAGTCCGTCCCGTCCCCGCCGTCCCCTATAAAGACCCCAACAACTACGTTAAACTATCTGGCAGAATCGCCGCTGAATTGGACAACGCTATTTGGGCAAATCAGTTTGATAATTTAGCCAATCGTTTAGCTCATTATGAAACCACTGGGCCGGAAATTTGGGCACAGACAGATGGTAAAATTGACGCTTGGACAGCTTCAACTGGGACTGGTGGCACATTTGCGGGTGTGTCGCTGTATTTGAAAGAAAAGAATCCGGCGGTTAAGTGTGTTGTCGCTGACCCTTTTGGTAGTGGAATTTATAGTTACTTTAAAACAGGTGAAATCAAGATAGAGGGTAACTCAATTACTGAAGGCATTGGCAATAGTCGCATCACTGCTAATATGGAAGGCGTACCCGTTGATGACGCTATTCAAATCGATGATCCAGAAGCGTTGCGGGTGGTTTATCAGTTATTGAGAAAAGACGGACTGTTGATGGGTGGTTCCACTGGAATTAATGTTGCAGCTGCAGTGGCGATCGCTAAACAATTAGGCCCAGGACATACAATCGTCACCATTTTGTGTGATAGTGGTTCCCGGTATCAATCGCGGATCTTCAACCGCGATTGGTTAGCCTCTAAAGGACTTGCGGTTGAAGCGTGA
- a CDS encoding phycobiliprotein lyase, producing the protein MDAMEFFQLSTGKWRSQRTTHHLAFKRSEAGESEIYVEALAADAPQVIEICQLHQVDPKLAVGGAFVSWEGAMGWDREEENHKGSTVFSLIPDASHPRQGSLLRERGYAEIVPVAGRYHMDDEDGLVLTTEYETMSSVERFWFVSPGLRMRSSTVKRFGGFSTATFCTEFRVTDASEIDLTNLSPEQITAAKPTKYLSFFGG; encoded by the coding sequence ATGGATGCAATGGAGTTTTTTCAACTCAGCACGGGAAAATGGCGATCGCAGCGCACCACACACCATTTAGCCTTCAAGCGGTCTGAAGCTGGGGAGTCTGAGATCTATGTTGAAGCCCTAGCAGCTGACGCTCCGCAAGTGATTGAAATTTGCCAACTCCATCAAGTTGACCCCAAGTTGGCTGTGGGGGGTGCTTTCGTTTCTTGGGAAGGTGCAATGGGATGGGACAGAGAGGAGGAAAATCATAAAGGCTCAACAGTATTTTCTCTGATACCTGATGCTTCGCATCCCCGCCAAGGTTCGCTGTTGCGAGAGCGGGGTTATGCGGAAATTGTGCCAGTAGCAGGGCGCTATCACATGGATGATGAAGACGGATTAGTTTTGACGACTGAGTACGAAACTATGAGTTCCGTTGAAAGGTTTTGGTTTGTCAGTCCCGGTCTGCGGATGCGGAGCAGCACCGTCAAACGGTTTGGTGGTTTTAGCACCGCTACCTTCTGTACGGAATTCCGAGTTACAGACGCCTCGGAAATTGACCTGACAAATCTGAGTCCTGAGCAAATCACAGCGGCTAAACCCACAAAATACTTGTCTTTCTTTGGTGGGTAA
- a CDS encoding NblA/ycf18 family protein: MDLNLEQKFNLKLYEEQVKGLSQEESQKFLLEVLRQLMVKDNMIKHLLKQV, translated from the coding sequence ATGGATCTGAACTTAGAGCAGAAATTCAACCTCAAACTTTACGAAGAACAGGTGAAGGGGTTAAGCCAGGAAGAATCTCAAAAGTTCCTTTTGGAAGTGCTGCGCCAGTTAATGGTGAAAGACAACATGATTAAGCATCTTCTCAAACAGGTATAG
- the cpeB gene encoding C-phycoerythrin subunit beta yields the protein MLDAFSRAVVSADASTSTVSDIAALRAFVASGNRRLDAVNAIASNASCMVSDAVAGMICENQGLIQAGGNCYPNRRMAACLRDAEIILRYVTYALLAGDASVLDDRCLNGLKETYAALGVPTTSTVRAVQIMKAQAAAHIQDTPSEKFAGAKLRKMGSIVTEDRCASLVAEASSYFDRVISALS from the coding sequence ATGCTTGACGCTTTTTCTAGAGCTGTAGTTTCAGCAGATGCCAGCACTTCCACCGTATCTGATATTGCTGCCCTCAGAGCATTCGTTGCTAGCGGCAACAGACGTTTAGACGCAGTAAATGCGATCGCTAGTAACGCTAGCTGCATGGTTTCTGATGCAGTAGCTGGTATGATCTGCGAAAACCAAGGCTTGATCCAAGCCGGTGGTAACTGCTACCCCAACCGTCGCATGGCTGCTTGTCTGCGTGATGCTGAAATCATCCTACGCTATGTAACCTACGCTTTATTAGCTGGCGACGCTTCAGTTCTAGATGATCGTTGCTTGAACGGTTTGAAAGAAACCTACGCAGCATTAGGCGTACCCACCACCTCAACTGTACGTGCCGTTCAAATCATGAAGGCTCAAGCAGCTGCTCACATCCAAGACACTCCCAGTGAAAAGTTTGCTGGTGCAAAATTGCGTAAGATGGGTTCCATCGTCACCGAAGATCGTTGCGCTAGCTTGGTTGCTGAAGCTTCCAGCTACTTCGATCGCGTGATTTCTGCTCTGAGCTAG
- the cpeA gene encoding C-phycoerythrin subunit alpha, whose amino-acid sequence MKSVVTTVIASADAAGRFPSTSDLESVQGSIQRASARLEAAEKLANNIDAVANEAYNACIKKYPYLNNAGEANSTDTFKSKCARDIKHYLRLIQYSLVVGGTGPLDEWGIAGQREVYRALGLPTAPYVEALSFARNRGCAPRDMSAQALTEYNALLDYAINSLS is encoded by the coding sequence ATGAAATCAGTTGTTACCACCGTTATCGCATCTGCTGATGCTGCAGGTCGTTTCCCCAGCACCTCTGATTTAGAATCAGTACAAGGTTCTATCCAACGTGCATCTGCTCGTTTGGAAGCTGCAGAAAAGCTAGCTAACAACATCGATGCAGTTGCTAACGAAGCTTACAACGCTTGTATCAAGAAATATCCTTACTTGAACAACGCTGGTGAAGCTAACTCCACCGACACCTTCAAGTCCAAGTGTGCTCGTGACATCAAACACTACCTGCGCTTGATCCAATACAGCTTGGTAGTTGGTGGTACAGGCCCATTGGATGAGTGGGGTATTGCTGGTCAACGTGAAGTTTATCGCGCTTTGGGCTTGCCCACCGCTCCTTACGTTGAAGCATTGAGCTTTGCTCGTAACCGTGGTTGTGCTCCTCGCGACATGTCTGCTCAAGCATTGACCGAATACAACGCACTACTTGACTACGCTATCAACTCCTTGTCCTAG
- a CDS encoding HEAT repeat domain-containing protein, protein MDKRFFNLFNLTEDQAIALLDTPQNQLSEDDSRYIAASHLVNFPTAQSINALMRAVQQTDSSLDNRIVRRKSVETLGRLQAEVALPVIRACLVDEDCYTVENAVWAIGEIGTQDPDILEDIAKLLDKPGQTYRVIIHTLTKFNYQAAIPQIQKFVNDTDPPTASAAIAGVCRLTGDYSQMQKVVAMLQHTNVLGRRLSIQDLMDARYYDAIPHIARCPVSLVFRLRGIRTLAEAGIAAGKLDFATIQPHLEQTLYDRPQDLNLVHSYDRLPTLPVLIQGLYETDFGRCYLATKTILESYPDAAPEALFATYAAEAHNDYGAHFHVMKLFGWLKHAPAYDLLIEALNNKEPQFQKSRAAAAIALGEIGDSQAIPQLKACLETKIWDLKYAAFMALEKLGDISGYEQAAQDSDWLIREKALSTRN, encoded by the coding sequence ATGGATAAACGCTTTTTTAATTTATTTAATCTTACAGAAGACCAAGCGATCGCGCTGCTAGATACGCCCCAAAACCAACTGAGCGAAGATGATTCCCGCTATATCGCCGCTTCCCATTTGGTCAACTTCCCCACAGCACAATCAATCAACGCCTTGATGCGCGCAGTCCAGCAAACCGATTCTTCCCTAGATAACCGCATCGTCCGGCGCAAGTCCGTAGAAACTCTAGGGCGACTCCAAGCCGAGGTGGCTTTACCAGTGATTCGCGCTTGTTTGGTTGATGAAGACTGCTACACAGTAGAAAATGCTGTTTGGGCGATCGGGGAAATCGGCACTCAAGACCCCGATATCCTAGAAGATATAGCTAAATTGCTAGACAAGCCTGGGCAAACTTATCGCGTCATTATCCACACCTTAACCAAATTTAATTATCAAGCAGCAATACCACAAATTCAAAAATTTGTCAATGACACAGACCCACCCACAGCCAGCGCGGCGATCGCTGGAGTCTGCCGCCTCACCGGGGATTATTCTCAAATGCAGAAGGTGGTGGCAATGTTGCAACACACCAACGTGTTAGGGCGGCGCTTGTCCATCCAAGATTTAATGGATGCGCGGTACTATGACGCCATTCCGCATATTGCTCGCTGTCCAGTATCCTTGGTGTTTCGGCTGCGAGGGATTCGCACCTTAGCAGAAGCTGGGATTGCGGCCGGAAAGTTGGATTTTGCCACAATTCAACCGCATTTAGAGCAGACATTATACGATCGCCCCCAGGATTTGAATTTAGTCCACAGTTACGATCGCCTCCCGACTCTACCAGTTCTGATTCAGGGATTGTATGAAACCGACTTTGGGCGCTGCTATTTAGCTACCAAAACCATTTTAGAAAGTTACCCTGATGCAGCACCAGAAGCGCTGTTCGCCACCTACGCCGCCGAAGCGCACAACGATTACGGCGCCCATTTCCATGTGATGAAACTATTTGGCTGGTTGAAACACGCCCCAGCCTATGATTTGCTCATAGAAGCCTTGAACAACAAAGAACCACAGTTTCAAAAATCACGAGCAGCAGCAGCGATCGCTCTTGGTGAAATAGGCGATTCTCAAGCAATTCCCCAACTCAAAGCCTGTCTAGAAACCAAAATTTGGGATCTGAAATACGCCGCTTTCATGGCCTTAGAGAAACTCGGCGATATCAGCGGTTATGAGCAAGCAGCACAAGATAGTGACTGGTTGATTCGGGAAAAAGCCTTAAGCACTCGTAATTGA
- a CDS encoding HEAT repeat domain-containing protein, producing the protein MSTEELFQQLKHPNPHLRDQAMWALAENPDETTIPRLMSILDEEDTTYRRAAVKALGAIGPDAITPLVAALLNSDNVTVRGSAAKALAQVAINHPEEPFPDEGIQGLKTALQDSNPVVHIAAVMALGEIGTPAVDVLIQALQTTDNPALGISLVNAIASIGDSRGVEVLQSLIADESTDSYVRESAISALSRLEMTVKFQRGER; encoded by the coding sequence ATGTCCACAGAAGAACTATTCCAACAACTCAAACACCCAAATCCCCACCTCCGCGATCAAGCAATGTGGGCGCTGGCTGAGAATCCAGATGAGACAACAATTCCGCGATTGATGAGTATTCTCGATGAAGAAGATACCACCTATCGACGAGCAGCAGTCAAAGCCCTAGGAGCGATTGGCCCTGATGCTATCACTCCTTTAGTCGCAGCCCTTCTTAATAGCGATAACGTTACTGTCCGGGGAAGTGCGGCGAAAGCACTAGCCCAAGTAGCCATCAATCATCCAGAAGAACCCTTCCCAGATGAAGGTATACAAGGTTTAAAAACGGCTCTCCAAGACTCCAACCCTGTGGTACACATTGCTGCAGTTATGGCTTTGGGTGAAATTGGTACGCCGGCGGTAGATGTTTTAATCCAAGCATTGCAAACCACAGATAACCCAGCCTTGGGAATTTCTTTAGTGAATGCGATCGCCTCCATTGGCGATAGTCGGGGTGTAGAGGTGCTACAGTCTTTAATTGCTGATGAATCCACCGATTCCTACGTCCGCGAGTCCGCCATTAGTGCATTGTCTCGCCTGGAAATGACAGTCAAGTTTCAGCGCGGCGAAAGATAA
- a CDS encoding class I SAM-dependent methyltransferase, which yields MTPDSQNISAAVAKLYNTYPFPPEPLLDEPPPGYNWRWNWLAAYNFCTGQKPSHNNVRILDAGCGTGVGTEYLVHLNPEAAVVGIDLSSGALSVAQERCQKSGATRVEFHHLSLFDVEQLPGEFDLINCVGVLHHTPDPIRGIQALAKKLSPGGIIHIFVYGELGRWEIQLMQEAIALLQGDQQGDYTDGVAIGRKLFASLPEDNRLRKREEERWSWENQRDAYFADMYVHPQEIDYNINTVFELIDASGLEFLGFSNPQIWQLERLISKAPELIERAQTLSDRQRYRLIELLDPQMITHYEFFLGRSPITRENWDSDTKLMSAIPEPSPCIQGWRDSQQFFNHDYQIVNISEAEWQFLQACDGKQTVRDILLSVGASLADVRSLQKQQIILLTPQSS from the coding sequence ATGACGCCAGATTCCCAAAATATTAGTGCAGCAGTTGCTAAACTTTACAATACCTATCCTTTTCCGCCAGAGCCGTTATTAGATGAACCGCCTCCAGGTTATAACTGGCGCTGGAATTGGCTAGCGGCGTATAACTTTTGTACCGGACAAAAACCTTCTCATAACAATGTCCGCATTTTAGATGCTGGGTGTGGGACGGGGGTAGGTACAGAATATTTGGTGCATCTCAACCCGGAAGCGGCGGTTGTGGGTATTGATTTGAGTAGTGGGGCGTTGAGTGTTGCTCAGGAGCGTTGTCAAAAATCAGGAGCAACGCGGGTGGAGTTTCATCACTTGAGTTTGTTTGATGTGGAACAGCTTCCGGGTGAGTTTGATTTGATTAATTGTGTGGGGGTACTCCACCATACCCCAGACCCGATTCGTGGCATTCAAGCCTTGGCTAAAAAGCTCTCACCTGGTGGTATAATACACATCTTTGTGTATGGGGAACTGGGGCGCTGGGAAATTCAGTTGATGCAAGAGGCGATCGCGCTTTTGCAAGGCGACCAACAAGGCGATTATACTGATGGCGTAGCTATTGGGCGAAAATTGTTTGCTTCCCTACCGGAAGATAACCGCCTGCGGAAACGGGAAGAGGAGCGCTGGTCGTGGGAAAATCAACGAGATGCTTATTTTGCAGATATGTATGTGCATCCCCAGGAAATTGATTACAACATCAATACGGTTTTTGAATTAATTGACGCATCTGGGTTAGAGTTTCTCGGGTTTTCTAACCCCCAAATTTGGCAGTTAGAGCGGTTAATTAGCAAAGCACCAGAGTTAATTGAACGGGCGCAGACTTTAAGCGATCGCCAGCGCTATCGTCTGATAGAATTGCTCGATCCGCAAATGATTACCCACTATGAGTTTTTCTTAGGACGTAGCCCCATCACCAGAGAAAATTGGGACTCTGACACCAAACTGATGTCTGCAATTCCTGAACCCAGCCCCTGTATTCAGGGATGGCGAGATAGTCAACAATTTTTTAACCATGACTATCAAATTGTAAATATTAGTGAAGCTGAGTGGCAATTTTTGCAGGCTTGTGATGGCAAGCAAACAGTCAGGGACATTTTGCTATCAGTAGGAGCGAGTTTAGCAGATGTGCGATCGCTCCAAAAACAGCAAATCATTCTTCTCACTCCCCAGAGTAGTTGA